Within Lolium rigidum isolate FL_2022 chromosome 5, APGP_CSIRO_Lrig_0.1, whole genome shotgun sequence, the genomic segment TTGCCGGTGGCGCCCCCACCCTGGCAAACCCCAGGTTGGAAATGAAGCCATCGAAATCAGCCTTCTTACCGACGATAACCTTCCTGACAACCTGAAACTGATCCATCTGCAGGGCGGCGCTGCCGAATTCCTCGCCCTTTTGCTTGCAGGCGCCCTCCAGCACCTGCAGGTTGTGCGCCAAGGCGTCGAACGCAATGCAGAGCAGCAgctccagctgctgctgctggtggtgctTTTTTCCAGTGTCAAGGAGCGGCAACTGTTTGCTCCGGCCCCGCTTGGGCTTGTCGTCGTTGCCGAAGCATCTCGAGAATGACCGGAGGGGCTTGTGGAGGAAGTTGGTGAGGACgacgtggaggtggaggaggcagtCAGGctggcgctgctgctgctgctgcctctgctTGGCGGGGTCGGATCCGGGGATGTGGATGGGGAGGTGGAGGTGCGCGAGGGcgccgcgggcggcggcgaggaaggagtcGAGGGGGTGCTGGTCGGACGCCATCGCGACGAGGCACGCGGCCGCGGCTGCGGTGGGGACGCTAGGTGGCGCGGTGGATCCCGGCGAGCGGCCGCATACCGTTTAACCAGCGGCGGGCCTCTCTCTCACGAATGGTGGTGGTCCGTACCTTCcggcgagaggcggcggcggcggaggatgagCCTGTGCCGTTTGTTTCGATGAGGCGAGAgaggagggagaggtggccgggaggaggaggggagacgGGAGGTGGAGAAGCGGCGAGCCGCGAGCAAGAACCCAAAACGACAGAGAAAAAAAGAAATCATTTTTATTCtttaatggaacaaaaaatccaatctttccttggaaATGAAATGCGATGGCCCCGTTTTTTCCGCCCAGATTCATTCGTCTGACGCTGCTGCCCGTGTGTGTGGCCACTGGCTCCCTCTGAATCCTCGTGCAAAATCTGCTGAACATTCACTGCAAATCTCATGTTTTTTGACGTGCTGCAGTAACTACTGCGCACCCTATCACTGTTCTATGCACAAAGTAGTGATCTTGTTACAGATCTCGTGAAGTTTTGTCGGAAGAGTTCTTCAATCTACGGGAGAGAATTTGGCAGCAGCAGATATCTCATTTCGCATGCCAAGGAATGGAAAGGGTGACCACCAATCCAACTGCCCCTTCTGTTATGCTGGGCCCGCCAATGGTGTATCAGCAAAATGGATAAGacgaggaaattgcacaaaccacTCACTTTTGGTGTCTCTCTTGCACAAACTACTCACTATTCACGTCTTTTGCAGAAAACACCAACTTTACGTGTAGTTGGTTGCAGAGAGGTCCAAATCTGATATTAGGCTAGTTAACAGCAAATCTGACGGCTGGGTCCACAACTAGTGATGATGTGGCACCGAGTATCATAAACTAGCTTTTTTCAAGAATTTTTAGAAGTTTGAAATTTTTCAAATAAACGAAACAATATAAATCGAGCACTGGAGGCGGCGATAGGAAGATGGCAAGCTTGATGGCTTTAAATTATGTCAAACTTTTCGAAATTACGTATGTCATATTGTTTCAAATACTATAATTTTTTCAGAACTTTTTGAAAAGTTTGAACCCAAGTTTTGGCCATATCTCACAAAAAGTGCTAAATATTTTAAAGTATTTCAAACTTTCCTAGATTTTTTAGTTTATATTGTTCCATTTATTGGAATTTTTATAATTTTTAAGGTTTTAAAAAAGAATAGTTGATGACACGTGTATGCCACATCATCACTCATTGTGGGCCCTGGCTATCAGATTTGCGGTTAACAAGTATAATCCTTGATTTGGACCTCTGTGCAACCAACTACATGTAAAATTGGTGTTTTCTGCAAAAGACGTGAAAAGTGAGTGTTTTGTGCAACATAGACAGCAATAGTGCgtggtttgtgcaatttcctcggATAAGACTGATGATAAGAAAAAGGAGAGGAATAACAACAACGGCCTCTGACGTGTCACATCGAGATCTGACACCCCAACGAATCAACCAACCAAGGTGTCCCAAACTATCCCAGAAAAAACTCATTTTTATCAGTTGCAAAATGAAAGCCATTTATTCATGTCAAACAAGcgagaaaaaaaaaaaagttccagCACAAAATTTCACTCACTGCTCTAGCATGTAGTGCAATTCTCCTCACCACTGTACTATGACTATGACAGACATCAACAGAAACTCCCTGTCTacacaagaacaagaacaaaaaaaaacgCTGTTTGCTGCTTCCATTGCTAGTATTACCCTTATTATTCAGATAATATTCACTACTCCTACATATAACACCACACTAAAGCACAACCCACAATGCCATCCCATTCATTTCCTTCTCATAGTTACAAGCTAAAATGAATTGCCACCACAGACAGGACGATCGCAGAGCCTCACACGAGCTCGAAACGCATCAGGAGCCTCACCGACTTGTACTTGTTACCCTTGCGGTCATGGAGGGGCACGGCGCGGATCCCCTGCTTCAGCTCCATCACCGGCAGGCACGTCTGCCCGCCAAAGTCGTGCTTTTCCGACATGTCGTACTCATGGACCTCCACACGCAGCAGGGCCAGCTCCGGGACCGTCAGCGGGAACGAGAACTCCTCGTCCCACACCGGCACCCACTGATCCTCAACCGTCCGAGTCTTCTTCATCACGCAGTCCGCAGGCACTCCCGCTATCCCTACCTGTTAAATTGCCATTGAACATTCAACGTTACCGGTCAGCTTTGCACAATGGAAGCTTGTTCATCAGCCACTACATGGATGATTTGGTAGACCAGAGATTCAAACCAGACTATACTTACCCTAGCGTAGAAATCAGGTGGAGAGAAGGCGTCAAAATGAGTTTTACTGAAGTCCATGCGCCACCCGTCTCCCATATATACTTTGACCTGCTTAAGCATGTGTCTTTGGTTAGGCTGCAGCCTGCGGTACCGTCTTTCAGTTTCAAAATATATAGTACGAACCTTCAGAGTTTTCTTCACCGGCATTATTGCTTTAGGGTCAAATACTTCACCTTTTTGGTCTGCCTTTAGCAAGAAGTCTGGCTTCTTAACATATCCGCAGCCCCCATTGGCTCTAAAAAATCCTTGCATTAATCTTAGTGATTTGTCATGCCCCTGAAAATGAAGTCCAATCAATATTAGCAAACTCTAATGATTATGTGTTGTCAACTATTGTAAGTTAAAGACAACCAGATATGCAACTCAGATTGTAACTTCGCCTAGAAAGCTAGGCTGATGatttatactacctccgtcccaaggaataaggcgcacgcgtattccaagacgaactttgaccataaaaattgagcaacaaaatcttggttatattatatgtaattagtatcgttggattcgtattgaaaagcactttctaatgatgttaatttcatacaaacaatctttatatatttaaagtaatacttagtcaaacgaaaaacacgtaaaacgaggacgccttattccttgaatcggaggtagtataatATACTTCGGGTGTGACATACCACTTTCAGGGTAGATCTGGGTGGTGGTGTATATTAGTTTCCAACTTATAGATTGTTCTGCTGCCTAGCTATgcgaataaaatggaaacttgtttcCGACTGAGTAGGTGACGTTTGGTAGAGATGTTGTATAACTGTATTAGGACAGTTGGTCGAAACTCCATATAAATCCTCTCAAGTCATTGTCGATCCTGATTATTATTTTTTGACTGGGCACCAAATGTTACCTCTAAAATGCTAAGTTCAATACATGTGATGCTCAAACTTGAACTATGTGAGGATTAAAACAGGCAAAAACAGGGAAACCATGATTCATGAATCATGGCAGTTAAGAATCGTAAACCAACCTGCATGTTGAATGCAACCATCTGAGCACCATGACTCCAGGCATTTATTGGATCATAGTTAGAAGAATTAATCCTTGTACCCTTGGGATAAATCCTCAGTATATTTTTCTCAGTGAACCTAAATCAGAGTAATGCAGTCAGATAAACATTTATCAGGAGCAATGCAAACTTTTAGTTGCAAGCTAAATTAGATCTTTAACTGTCCAAGGTCCAGCATCAGCTTCCCTTTTGGTAAGAATATTGACTGACAAAAAGCAGACAATAAATTGATGAAAGTATGTTCACACCCAGAAAAATTGTATCAGAATGCCACAAAAAGGAACATAAACAATTTTCAAATATTCAACCAGGGTATCTGACATCAAATTCACTTGAGATTAGTATGGTGTGACCAATTGAAACTGTGAGAATTTAACAATTGCTATTTTCCATAAGTAGCCGCAGTGTTTTAGGAACATTTAATTCATGACATCATGTAAGGGTAGCAGCATGACTGGTCTAGCATTACATTTTTGTTGCCAACAGTTTATTCTCGCATTAAAAACTATAAAGCATAACTTCAACATAATGGAATAATTGGATGTGCCTACGTTCATAAACCCAAGTGCACCTGTCATATTTCAGTTATTTGGTCCTAAAACTTCCATTGTTTCATGTGCACTGAATATCCAATATAATCAACTACTGGTGTATTTAAATTACCTTATGATATCAGCACCATGAGAAATTGTTGCTTTAGACAACTGCGTCTCGCTCAAAGAAAGGCGTCTGCATTTGTTGGGGTCGACCTTAAGTGCATCCCTCAAATGGCCTTTTGGTTTGCCAGCGTGGATGGTTATGAGTTTCCTATACTCACATGCAGTATCCGGCTGAAATTTGGGATCCTCTTCCTCCGAAATGTCGTCATCTTCTTCATCCAGCTCATCCTGTTCATGacaataaaaatatataatttcTTTACTTGATGACCTTTTTACTTTTGCTAATGAGTGCATGCTTCCAAatggaacaagtattgcagaccttGCCATCAGAATCGTCAGCATTTGAATCTGCTCTTTTCAAGCTTACTTCCTCAGCCAGTTTAGCTGCCTTCTCACTTTCATTCTGATTACCCTGAGCTTTAAGAAATTCTTTGAATTCTTCTGGTGGCTTAGTTGAGATGATAATCCTTTTCATTAGAGCTTCTGGAGAAGGAAACTCATTTAGTGTGTCTGAACTAGGGACGTAAAGGAGGTCCCCAAATGTTTCCCTGATCATCTAAAATAATTTGGAGTCAGAATTGAGGATCTACACATAACACGTACAGAGGAAGATATAAAGCTAAATTTTACCTCAGCTACTTTGGCTTGGAGATCAGCTGTGAGGTGATCTTCAAGAGTAATTACAAGGGGATACGTCGAAGCGGTGAAGGCGTGTTCTTTAATGGACTTTAAACATCTCATGATATCTACAGGTGCAGTCAATGTCCTTTCAAATGGCACAAAAAGTAAAGAGTTAGGAAACACAAAATTAGGATGGCTGCAAATTTGAGAAACAGGTTATGACTTGAccaacagaaaaaacaaaaatgaatTGAGAAGCTAATAAAGAAAAAGGTCAGGTCAGGTGAAATTTGATTTGACAAATCCTGTATAGAGACATGTTTAGGGACAAAGTTACTTCCCAGTCATTATTTTACAAGTAAAAATTTCTATTATCCCATAACTCTACCTAATTGACTCTACAAGTTCCAAATCCTGAAGCATGTACAATGTCCAATACTTAGCACATCAGCATCTTTCTTTTTCCACTGAGAGAAATTATCTACCCTGTAATCTTACATTCTACATTATCCATACAGCACTTTTTTTTCACTGGCACAGTTCCCTTTATCACGTAGCAACACTTTAGATTCTCAATATCCTGAAAGCATGAACGCATACACTATTCAACACTAAAGGCAGTCAATACACTCACAGGCTCTAGATGAAAATGTATCAGTAATGTGTAGTACAGCAGGACCATCTACTATGATGCTTCTAAAAAAGACGATGTAATAGTTGACCTTTCTCGGCAGAGCAGTCACCAGTGTCACCTTATCTACCCAAGGAACAGAGCTAAGCTCTAATTGATATTTGTAAAAGGGGTATCAATGACAAATGATATTTATTTTGTGACCAAAATTACATGCAACTATGCTGAATGTTGTGCTGGAATATAAATacagaaaatatatttcataaaaGCAAAATTGTTTGTTGAGGAAGCAGAATTTGTACCCTCCATGCAGAATCTCAACACGGTTCTTCGCAGAGTTTGGCCACATGTCGAGTTCAATCACTCTCACGCCTCTCTCCAACGCTTCTATAATTGGAATGTCACTGGAGTCACTATTGAGCTGGTTCCCGGTTAAGTAGGAATTATGGCCAGTGAAGACGTAGTAATGAGAAATCGGGGCTGACATGTCCTGGTGAACCTGAGCAAATAAATTGGAATAAGAATGTGACATATTGAAGATAGAGCAACGGAAAAATAGAAGCCGACAGAAATAGGAAACAACAGGTGCACATTTTGTGCAACAGCCTAGATTATTGCATAAGTGGAACACTGCCTACTTTTGTGAGACTTCAGGTCTAACTTTTagataaaagaaaaattacataaaaCTTCAGGTCTAACTGGCAGATGAGGATCACTAAGGCAAAAGGATGGTATGAAATGCAAATTGATTTATCTCAAATCCTTCTGAATTTCATTTGTGGGGcatatttgtatttttttcactTCAAGTAATAGATGACTGTCCTGAAAGAGCAAACTGCTAGTTGGTCTGTTGTTGCCTTGTTGGGGAGGAAACAAAATCAAAGCTTTCTCTCGTGAGAAGAGGTACGTAGTTTTGTAGCACCTAAAAATAGCCCCCCTTTTCATGTGTTTTCTGGCGGATTGTAATGTGAAAGCGATGGTCAACCCGCTGCGGATGTTAAGTCAACATCGCCTGTTCTTTTCATCCATTTCCCATCCCAAAAGAGGGACGAGCTGAATCAAGCCCGTTGACTGCTAGCATTGCACGGCGAGACAGAGCAGATGGAGGTCATCGAAGCCGAGCGGAATCGGCAACAGTTCAATCCAACTAGATCGGGGGGCAATCAATTTGACTCCCCGTAGGCCGTAGCAATGGATGAAGCAAAGGGAGGTCGTGTAGCGAACCTTGCTGTCGATGGGCGGGTTGAGGTCCGGGGAGAAGAGGAAGCCGAAGAAGTCGTCGAGCGAGGGCACGGCGTGGGCGGGGGACCTGCCGACGAAGCGGGCGatcccgccggcggcgccgccgccggagagcacGGCGAGGATGCGGTCGGCGTCGGAGGGGCGCTCCCGCTGCACGTCGTCGAGGAAGCGGCGCAGGCCGTCGTCGCCTTGGGCCGCCgcggcgtgggcggcgcggacgTCGGGCGGCGGGTGCGCGTCCGGGGACCGGAACTTGCGGGTGAAGCACATGCAGTACCTGTAGGCGTAGCTGCCCATTTTCTTGGTCGAGGTCGAGGAAGAAAGCTCCGAATCTTCTCCTCCCTCCGGGACTAGGTGGGATTCGAGGAGCTGAGGAGAATGAGATGCCTCTGCTCTGCTCTCAGCAACTGTATTAGTGGCGCGTGGGAACTGCCGCCATTCCTCGCTCGTCTTCTCCGCGTGAGctccgcttccgcgtctgcgtttGGTCGCGTGGGGGAGAGGAGAAGACAAAGAATTTGTTTTTAGGACGAcgaggggagaggagaggaggcgacTGAGTGAGTCTTGATGGTGAGTCACGGCCGAGATGGAAGAAGTGGGGAAGAAGATGGCAAGATGCCATGCGACGCGACGGAGTTTCAAAAGTTAGTGGGGTGATGTTTTTTGCGTGCAGCCCTcttttttccaaatatttatCCTCTGCCTATATCTACCCTTTCTACTCCATCCCTCCCATCAAGATCTCGTAGATttagtctaaatttagatgtatccacCACACACAAGCTAGATAGTGTCTACATATATCTAAACAAATCTAAGAAAATATTGATAGGACGGAGGAAGTACTTATTTTTCATAAATATATATAGTCAACCACTTATTCTTCCAAATATTGTGAGGTGCTACTTGATATTTCTTAGTGAGAAGCACTGGAAAAAATGTAGACGCAACACCATCACAAACCTGAGCCGCGGAGTTTCAAAATTGACAAGCCACCATTGGTGACAGCTATGGATGAGAATGTCGCCTTTCATCGAAAGGATGATCTGCTTTAATAAGGTACTAGTGTCGTTAAATTTTGAGTTTGAACCGTGGTGCGGGTATAAGCATCCCTTATCCATTGGTTATCTTATGATTACCCCGTTTAGAACACAGTGTTGAAATCATCGATGGAAAGTGAGGTCTCTCTTTGGATGGGAGGATATATAGTAAGAATTATGGAGGGCTCAAAAAATCCTCCCGTGAAAGAAGAACTATGAGAATCTGTGGGATTTTGTGTTCTCTTAAAGTGCATGATCAATTTTTTTTGCTTTAAGAGTTTGCTCAGCGATGAGAAGAAAAATGGTCTTTGTACGATTTTTTTATTGAAATTCCCAATTTCGCAAAAAGAAAACTCGTACATTGTTCTTTCTAGACTACGATTGAATGCGAACGAAGAAAAGACGATTGGTACTTTCTTTGAAAACTAGATATTGATGAATATCTTTATCTTTTCACTTAGTCATATTTATCCATAGATCAAAAGTAAAGCTTCATTATTTTATACATGAACTTATATTCAATATTCGCACCTCAACAAGCTAAGCTATAGCTAGCTTGCTGCAACTTAGCTAGCTTGCTGCTTTAGTTCCGTTGCTTACTTATTCCACATGACAAATGCCTTGCGGATTTTGTGTTAGTGCGCCACCAGGTATGGGTTTAATTAGGTCTCTTTGCATGGTTGGTAAGTATCTTTGCAGTTTTAAGCTTTCCTCCCGTTGCGCAAGACGCAACTCTCTCTACCCTTTATGACACATCGGTCATATTAGTATGGCTATTTATTAAGATGAAACGTGTGTTGTCTCCTCAGGCTTCCTTGAGGACACATCATATGCAAGTTCCTAGCTTGCTCTAGCTAGATACCAAATTACAATATCAATTATTCATCTTTAAAAAGTTATAGGATCAACAATTTCCAGTCCAATATACTGTAACAGACGTGCGTATCTGTCTGTTGGGTGTGTGTACGGGTTTGACCTTGTAATCTTGGGCAGACAAAAATATTTTTTTGCGAATGAAAAAAATATATGCTCGAAttgaccaagacttgcatgaataGACAAACGAGTGGTTGTAAATTTTGGCAAATGGGAGGGTGTTTTGCTAAACGAGATTATATAAGCTAGCAGATAGTCGAGTTGACCAAGACTTGCATCAGGATTAGACAAACAAGTGGGAAAGGGTGAGGAGGGACTCCCCTCCCAGGCAGCTACTCCAGCTCCAAGCCAACGAGTGGACTGGAGTATTATTAGAGATGAAGACGCGATCGAAGCCAAGTCATGTAAAATAAACaaaacattagagcatctccagtcgtcgtcccccaaaccgtcccccaaaccgcaccGGATttagcgtttggaggacgtgttttgttcgtgctgcccttgggggacgtcgctccccagccgcgtcccccaaacgccgcccccaaatgaatattggtgcacgaaaataaaggttttcattcaattttgattatatattacaaagtttgaatgaaaacggctagatttcatctaaacctagactaccgaccgcccggcggtgcgttcgacggccccgcccgtcgtcgcctcccctacggcgCAGCCTCctgctgcgcgcgcctcctctccttgcgttcggcggtggccggacggtgccgctcccgccgcgcgtcctcctccgccctccctgccgggccgcccggagggagagctcgGCGGCGCGACGACtccgcgcctcttcgcgggcacgggcgtcgtcccggagcttcttctccgactcgaaggactcgaggaGCGCGCGTTgtcgatcggccgtctcgtccgggtgcggcccgtcgtcgtcggaccactcgaactcgtcgtcatcgtcgtcctccacctcgatctcctccgcctcggcctcctcctcctccattggcgcctcctcctccacatctgttggcgcctccatcatcatcgccgccAACACGgcatcctccgccgccaactcgtccgtccgcctcccccataacgccctcagcgccgcctcccgctgatgaTGCTCCTCCgtcgccagctgctgctggcgctcgatcgactcccgccgccggcgctctatCGACTCCCGCCGTTCCACGGTACGGCGCCTCCCGCTCAccgcggccggcgccggcgctcgtcgcccaccgctgctccatctccgcccGGCACGGCACCGTCGCGCCTCTGTCTCGTCGAGGCGTCGGACACCGCAACGGTGGCGTCCCCGTCGCTCTGccacgcgcgccgccgctgcGGCCTCGCCAGCGagcggggccatgggcgcgaacgccgccggatccgccgctcgcgccgcctcccgctcgccggcgggcctgctgctcgcatcgcctcccgccgctgctgacggtgtgcacgccatcgctcttcccgggccgctgctgaggggtcggtgtcgacctgcgttcccgggactgcaagtggaggggacggcggtggagggaagttgtaatgtcccaggtttagagacgatcgaggggtagattttagaaagggatgtgcattgcattgtaatttacggggaaatttcgcgcttttaaacaaaaactgcattgaagggggacaagtttctctctcgacaccttacagggttagggtttcgagagtgcgacaaacttgctcttatctaactaaactagggttttgagaagagagggagagtttgcatcacaacttaagttgcatgattgaatttaaacctaagttgaatttgaatttcaaattcaaacatcaaataaatatctcataaattcaattgtgaggaaattcattaagtaaattataaataataaacaatatgaacaattaaaataaagtaaagctcattagagaaaactttgagctttattgataatcacacattatacattgtcaattacaatattcagaattgaaataaaggaattattacaacacattacacaaattgggataaatagaaaaagaagataaaagaaaagtacaagtatgaatctatcctaaatactacaatgtgaatatcatctaattttgagcttgaagatcatcttgtccttatgccaagtggcaggttagaaataaaatgaaagttgagaggatatgaccaaagctgccgagctgatcctctcacagccaagtgcaaagtatcaggaacacacacacacacacgagcaGCTCACAccgcatgtgtgcatgctcaccaaCGACACTCACACAGGggagtcaccaacacatgccagTGCTAAGTCTGTCGAGCAGGGGAAGCAAAGGCCAGCCATATataagcttttcacagccaaaatcCTAGCTatttgcttcatccatcgacaagcaacagggtaagtcaccaagaacaccaagaacagctagaacaagaagaacagccagtgatgttcaacctgtccaaactcaccactgaaccaaaccaagaatcacaagccacaaggaggagcagggcaagtcaagcaaatcaccagaagcaaaacctctacaccaacacactatttctaggagctggagtgaggtataccaagcatcatggacaaaccagatggttttgttcatatataagcatatgcatcaagcaCACATGATCAACAGGGTGTGATACCCAAGATTGTGTCATCATCCGGTTATTAAACCCTATGGTGCAAGTAAGAGCAGTAAAGGCCACCGGTCAATCATCAAAAGGGAACAACGAGATATGACAATAATTGCATAACcgaagaaatccagcaagagatgagaGCATAAGTCAGCCCAGCttacacacacttagcacctacagactAATTGACCATCGGACCTAGACAGAATACTGTCtcgtttgatttcaacatcaagagccaccggcaatccaataaatggatcacccggAAAACAATTGGTAAGCAACAAGCAAGCCAACAAAtagggagctaccctagggcagcacatGATTACTGCCgtggtcacctcaaaccctagatcaaccacaccaacaagccaaatacatatatcatcaccctgattgggttcaaagaagggctagggttcccaaccactgtgggcatccatctagcctaatcCAACCAATTATGATGATCATCATTGtatagttcacatcaattatccacttcaTCAATTAAAGCAACATAGATAATTGagattaacaagtaaatcataaaACAGACACATGCTAATGATCTAGTGGATCACTGCAGGTGtcagctgatgcttgagcaagcacttgCACTGATCTGTGCCACACAGACACTAGGAAAAGCCTCAGTGAGGTTGGAATAGCAGTCCAGTATCAAGCAAGTGATGATCagttgatcatcagggcttgacagagcatgaaaatacatgctagagccaagcctagcatcaACCATAGATCATATGAATTAAACAGTCACAGAtcatgaacaattgcatcacagacaaGCAAATACATGATTTACAATTGTAACCAGAAGCACACCAACAAGATGTGGAGTTAATTAGCCAATGCACAAACTAAACAGAGCCTTACAGTGAAGCAAAGCCTAAGAGCACTACAGAGATAGCATTGGTTCTTGCAAATTTACAAGAATTTACACACAACCATCTAGCCAGCTGGGCAAGATAACTGAATACACTTGATAGTCTAACAAGAGTAGTAaaaagaacagaggcacagagagAGATTCAAGCAAGAAATGCATAGCAGCAGAGCTACACATGGCAACATCACAAGCAGTGGTATGGCCATTGAAGCCATGGACAGGACCAGCAGTTTACACAAGAAGCAACATAGCAAAGAAGACCACAACAAGCACAATCACACAAGCATAGCAAGCATGCgcacaagctagcaagccgcaTCAGACGCATCGGCACGGCCAACATCTCCACATGGGGGATGAGGCCAGTGGTCGAGCCAGACGAAAGGGAGAAGAGAACAGGAGAGGAGGATGAACTAGCAGtagagaaggaagaaggaagaggatgGCGGCGCACATAACTGGAGCGGAGCACCATAGCGTGccacggcggcacggcggcacgggccaccacggcagcgccaagccgcgcctggcctgacgtcgccgagcgcgagcgcccCAGCACCGCCACAGCACCAGGAGCATCGGCGGCGAAGAGATCGCCATGGATCCCCACAGCAGGCGAGCAGAGGCGACGAGGGCGAGCGAACAAGGACGccagcgtcagatcgacgcggaccaccgtgtccgccgtcgagaggcggttcagatccacttgatctcgccggcggcgaccgccggagttggtcggatttattcggcgacggcggcggcgaccacggatcGCCAGAGCGACGGGAGAGGGATAGGGTTTGGTCGCGCGTGAGAGGAAGAGAGGGGAATGGAGCTGGTCGAGCCGTACCGGGCCGGTCGGTTCGATCTAACCGCTGGGCCACCCCGACAGTGGGCCTGGGGGCATTATAGTCATTTCACAAAATGAattaaaacagaaactttgaaattacataagaaatgtttaaaagctctaaaaaaataattaaaaatatgaaaatagatcagcataaaattctctatcataataaaatacaaaagagaatttttgaagacaattaagaataagtcttcattttatgatttaaataatcatttaaatcacacataaaattttcaataataaaaataagtccattaatgaattgggacttcaaaaacaccttgacaacatttcaaggttgtatttacactaaatatagtatctccaa encodes:
- the LOC124653778 gene encoding phosphoinositide phospholipase C 2-like, which gives rise to MGSYAYRYCMCFTRKFRSPDAHPPPDVRAAHAAAAQGDDGLRRFLDDVQRERPSDADRILAVLSGGGAAGGIARFVGRSPAHAVPSLDDFFGFLFSPDLNPPIDSKVHQDMSAPISHYYVFTGHNSYLTGNQLNSDSSDIPIIEALERGVRVIELDMWPNSAKNRVEILHGGTLTAPVDIMRCLKSIKEHAFTASTYPLVITLEDHLTADLQAKVAEMIRETFGDLLYVPSSDTLNEFPSPEALMKRIIISTKPPEEFKEFLKAQGNQNESEKAAKLAEEVSLKRADSNADDSDGKDELDEEDDDISEEEDPKFQPDTACEYRKLITIHAGKPKGHLRDALKVDPNKCRRLSLSETQLSKATISHGADIIRFTEKNILRIYPKGTRINSSNYDPINAWSHGAQMVAFNMQGHDKSLRLMQGFFRANGGCGYVKKPDFLLKADQKGEVFDPKAIMPVKKTLKVKVYMGDGWRMDFSKTHFDAFSPPDFYARVGIAGVPADCVMKKTRTVEDQWVPVWDEEFSFPLTVPELALLRVEVHEYDMSEKHDFGGQTCLPVMELKQGIRAVPLHDRKGNKYKSVRLLMRFELV